One Ricinus communis isolate WT05 ecotype wild-type chromosome 2, ASM1957865v1, whole genome shotgun sequence DNA segment encodes these proteins:
- the LOC8286044 gene encoding uncharacterized protein LOC8286044 translates to MLSLAVGSSIAMAKVSTHCSYNKTLVQLPSTHFGLKESQPPSHLSFPTRPIASFKTAVAAIDSNDLSSSSPNPPDKEQPNKYFFVVANAKFMLDEEEHFQEQLFERLRYYGERNKEQDFWLVIEPKFLDKFPNITRRLKRPAVALVSTNGPWITFMKLRLDRVLSDSYEADTIEEALASNPVTLAFEKPANWVAPYPKYEFGWWEPFLPAASKESKV, encoded by the exons atgttaagtCTTGCAGTTGGGTCATCAATTGCCATGGCTAAGGTCTCTACACATTGTAGCTATAACAAAACCTTGGTTCAGCTACCAAGCACGCATTTTGGGTTAAAGGAATCACAACCACCATCTCATCTTTCTTTCCCAACCAGACCCATTGCCTCTTTTAAGACTGCTGTTGCCGCTATTGACTCCAATGATCTCAGTTCCTCCTCCCCTAATCCTCCTGACAAG GAACAACCCAACAAATACTTTTTTGTTGTTGCAAATGCAAAATTCATGCTGGATGAAGAGGAGCACTTTCAGGAGCAATTGTTTGAGCGCCTTCGATACTATGGAGAGCGTAACAAGGAGCAGGATTTTTGGCTTGTTATTGAGCCTAAATTCTTGGATAAATTCCCTAATATTACCAGGAGGTTGAAGAGACCCGCGGTTGCTCTAGTCTCAACTAATGGTCCATGGATCAC GTTCATGAAATTAAGATTGGACCGGGTTTTATCTGATAGCTATGAAGCTGACACCATTGAAGAAGCATTAGCTTCGAACCCTGTTACTCTAGCGTTTGAGAAGCCAGCAAATTGGGTAGCACCTTATCCAAAGTATGAGTTTGGGTGGTGGGAACCCTTCTTACCTGCTGCATCTAAAGAATCAAAAGTATAG
- the LOC8286043 gene encoding reticulon-like protein B5 isoform X1 → MVEEPADAFNPELVNEIKARDTEHDHKHSSSSSSSSSSDSEIDNYVAVQSAQKNRLFGRQKPLHLVLGGGKPADIILWRNKQASGCVFAVATVLWLLFECAGYTLLTFLCHSLILSFATLFLWSNLATFLNMSPPEFPRITVPEDLLVAILLWLRGEINRAFLNFRDVALGKDLKKFLSVIAVLWVISVVGSWFSFLTLFYLVFVMLLTMPMLYEKNEDDVDTYAEKAWIEIKKQYAVLDEKVIQKIPVIISQKDHKQQ, encoded by the exons ATGGTAGAGGAACCAGCGGATGCTTTTAATCCTGAGTTGGTCAATGAAATTAAGGCTCGTGATACTGAACATGATCATAAAcactcctcctcctcctcctcctcctcatcctcCGATTCTGAGATTGATAACTATGTTGCCGTGCAATCTGCTCAAAAGAACCGTCTATTTGGCCGTCAGAAGCCTCTCCATTTGGTCCTTGGCGGTGGAAAAC CTGCTGACATTATACTGTGGCGGAACAAGCAAGCCTCAGGTTGTGTATTTGCTGTGGCCACAGTCCTGTGGCTTCTCTTTGAGTGTGCTGGTTACACTTTGCTTACTTTTCTCTGTCACTCTctcattctttcttttgcaaCTCTCTTCCTGTGGTCCAATTTAGCCACCTTCCTCAATAT GTCACCTCCAGAATTTCCCAGGATTACCGTGCCAGAAGATCTGCTTGTGGCTATTCTTCTTTGGCTGAGAGGTGAAATTAACAGGGCATTCTTAAACTTTCGGGATGTAGCTTTAGGGAAGGATTTGAAGAAGTTTCTATCG GTGATTGCTGTGTTGTGGGTTATCTCTGTTGTTGGCAGTTGGTTCAGCTTTTTGACCCTCTTTTACTTGG TGTTTGTGATGCTCCTGACAATGCCGATGCTGTATGAGAAGAATGAAGACGATGTCGATACATATGCTGAGAAGGCATGGATTGAAATAAAGAAGCAGTATGCAGTGTTGGATGAGAAGGTTATCCAGAAGATACCAGTAATTATTTCTCAGAAGGATCACAAGCAGCAATAA
- the LOC8286043 gene encoding reticulon-like protein B5 isoform X2, with the protein MVEEPADAFNPELVNEIKARDTEHDHKHSSSSSSSSSSDSEIDNYVAVQSAQKNRLFGRQKPLHLVLGGGKPADIILWRNKQASGCVFAVATVLWLLFECAGYTLLTFLCHSLILSFATLFLWSNLATFLNMSPPEFPRITVPEDLLVAILLWLRGEINRAFLNFRDVALGKDLKKFLSVIAVLWVISVVGSWFSFLTLFYLEIHSSCQNTKFRQG; encoded by the exons ATGGTAGAGGAACCAGCGGATGCTTTTAATCCTGAGTTGGTCAATGAAATTAAGGCTCGTGATACTGAACATGATCATAAAcactcctcctcctcctcctcctcctcatcctcCGATTCTGAGATTGATAACTATGTTGCCGTGCAATCTGCTCAAAAGAACCGTCTATTTGGCCGTCAGAAGCCTCTCCATTTGGTCCTTGGCGGTGGAAAAC CTGCTGACATTATACTGTGGCGGAACAAGCAAGCCTCAGGTTGTGTATTTGCTGTGGCCACAGTCCTGTGGCTTCTCTTTGAGTGTGCTGGTTACACTTTGCTTACTTTTCTCTGTCACTCTctcattctttcttttgcaaCTCTCTTCCTGTGGTCCAATTTAGCCACCTTCCTCAATAT GTCACCTCCAGAATTTCCCAGGATTACCGTGCCAGAAGATCTGCTTGTGGCTATTCTTCTTTGGCTGAGAGGTGAAATTAACAGGGCATTCTTAAACTTTCGGGATGTAGCTTTAGGGAAGGATTTGAAGAAGTTTCTATCG GTGATTGCTGTGTTGTGGGTTATCTCTGTTGTTGGCAGTTGGTTCAGCTTTTTGACCCTCTTTTACTTGG AGATTCACTCATCCTGCCAAAATACTAAGTTTAGACAAGGGTAA